In Candidatus Eisenbacteria bacterium, the sequence CCCTCACCAAGGGCGGCTGCAGGCCGAGAGGATTGGTCCTGAGCTCGACACCTTGCACTCGGAGACAGCCACGCGGGAACACCCCGCGGATGGCGACCGGGATCCCCGGGCCTGGCGCGGGTGCGTCCGAGCTCGCGCAGGTGCCTGCCGAGAGCACGCCGACGCCCGTGACGTAAGGAAGCGCCGCGCGCTCGGGAAGTGAGCCGCACGTTGGCGGCACCGACACGTTCATCACCCCCACGTAACGCTCGGGAGGCCTGGGAGGCCATCGGTAGTTGAGGCCCCGCTGGAGGAACGCCACTTTGATGGAGTGGGTCCCCGGTGCAGGAAGGCCAAGAGGAAACGTCACGGTCCGCGGCGGATCCCAGTCGAGGCATCCCACATTGCGGAGGTCCGGAAAGAGCCGAGTCACGAGCCGAACATTCGCCGAATCATCCGTCGCCGCGAGCAGCACTCGGCCGCAACTATTGGCGAACGACCCGACCATCGACAGCGTCATCGGCTTCCATGGGCACGGATCCGGAGTGACGGAGGCGCTGGAAGCCCACGGAAGATTGGGGATGGAGACCTCCGGGATGGGCGGACAACTGGGCGCGACTTCGAAGTCGAAAGCACTGGAAGTAACGGTGCTGTCGAGAGAGCCATTGAGCATTTGGGTCAGCTGGTGATGCTCGATGGTCAGGTGGTGCGAGCCTGCGGGGAGGCGACCGAGGCCGAACGGGACGCCAAAGTAACCGTCAGGGCCGTGCCAGCGGTCCGGACGATATACCGTCCGTACCACGAAGGTCTCAGGTCCGGTGCGCGCGATCCGCGCGATGGAGTCGCGATACATGACGACCCAATTGTTATAGAAGGGATCCTGATCCCAGATGGGCATGTATCCCCGAAAGACGAGGACCACGCTGTCTTCGACACATGGGGCCGGCGGGTTGAGAGACCACAGCACCGGAAGTGGCGCGGCCGACGCCGCGACGGGAAGAACGCAGAGCGTTCCGAGCAGGAGAAGAACGAATGTTCGGCGCATCGGGGGGATCATGGCGCACACCTTTCCACCGGCCAGCGGGAACCATCTCGCCACATTCGTGGAGCGTCAAGCGCGATCGCATGGCCTCGTCTCGACGCACGGCCTCTTCCGGTTCCGGATCGAGTGATTCGGCGGTGGAGCCGACAGGGCACCACCGCCGATCGTCACAGCGAGCGCTTACGGGTTGGCGATCACGAGCCTTCCAGACTTCTGGGCGCCTTCCGTCTCGATCCGGTAGAAGTACACACCGTTCGAAAGACCTGCGGTGCGGCGATTCAGTTCCACCGTGTGCGGTCCGGCCGCCATCCATCCATCCGCCAGCGTCTGCACGCGCCGGCCACGGATGTCGTAGAGGTGAATCGACACTTCCCCGTCCTTCGGCAGGCGGAATGCCAGCACACCGCGATCGCGGATGGGATTTGGCGAGAAGGACGCGGTCAGATCGGGGCCCCCCGCGCTGCCGTCCGTCGCGATCGCGCGCGTCATGGCTGCGGCGGCGGGCGTGCCGTCGTTCAGCAGGACACAGCTATCCTCCACGATGTCGGGATTGCCGTCTTCGTTGACGTCGGCAACGGCGAGGCCGAGCCCGAAGTTCACCGGGATGACGTTGCCCACGGTGAAGCCACCGCTGCCGTTTCCGTTGAGCACGGTGACGGTTCCGGTCGGGCTGCTCGGGCTCGCCGCGTGGTTGCCCACCACGATGTCGAGGTTGCCGTCCCCGTTGACGTCGCCCAAGTCGACATGGTTCGACATCCCCGCCATCGGGTAATTGACGGACGAGCCGAAGTTCCCGGTGCCGTCTCCGAACGCCACGCTGACCCCGCCACCCGACAGCCGTGGTATGGCGACGTCGAGGTCTCCGTCCTCGTCGAAGTCGCCGAGTCCGATTCCCCGACCCGGGTAGCCTGAACCGGCCATGGTGAACTTGCTCCTCATTCCGAAGATGCCGCCTCCCTCGTTGAGGAGAACGACCACGACGGCCTTGGACGGGTTGGCGATCGTGAGCTCGACGATGTCACGCAGCCCGTCGCCGTTCACGTCCGCCGTGGTGATGGCGCGTGCGTAGAACCCGGTCCGATAGTCGGTGCCGGCTCCGAAGGTCCCGTTGCCCTGGTTGAATTGCACGACCGTGAATTTGTCTTCCCCGGTGATGAGGTCGAGAAATCCGTCCCCATTCAGGTCGTCGAGGGCGAGTCCATCATCGCCTGCGCCGGCGACCGCCTGGGCCGGTTGGAACGTGCCGTTGCCGTTGCCCAGATTGATCGAGAACGGGCCAGTGTAGTCCCCGGTATTGATCAGGTCCTGGTTGCCGTCGTTGTTCACGTCCGCCGCAGTCAGGTAGATGACCTGGCCCAGTGTGGAGACCTGGGTCGAGAACGTGAAGCTGCCGAGACCATCGCCCAGGTACACGTTGATCAATGCATGCGTGGTGAACCCTGTCCCCACGCCGGTTCCGGGACTGAGCGCGACGTCGACGTTGCCGTCATTGTTGAAATCGGCGACGACGTGGCCAGGAGATCCGTACACATCGAAACACGATTGCGTGAATCCCGTACTGCGCGCGGGCGACGCGGCCAATGCCACGCAGAGACCGGCGACGGGCAGAAGCAAGAAACGAAACGGAGCGGAACGCATGGGTCACCTCCAACGAGGGGCTCTCCTCATTGCCCGAAGAGATGAGGAGTTGGGCAGGACCAGCGGGGAGTCGGCGGCGGAATGCCAGCCTCACCGGTTCCGTGGAGGCGAAATCGTAGTTCCGGGTCCCGGGGTCGTCTACCGGTAACTCATGCGCTTCACAGGACTCGTTTGTGCAGCGCGACTCGTCCGGATGCGGGATCGAACGAATCGCTAGCGCGCCGAGCGCTCGGCCACGCCCTCGGACTTCAGCACGCCGAGCTGCCAGAGCAGGAACTGCACTTCGGTCGTCAAGTCGTCGATCTGCTTGGTGATCGGCTGGCCGCTCACGTGACCGAAATTGGTGTCGTAGTGGAGCAGGACCGGCCGGTCGGAGCCGGTCGAAGCCTGGAGCAGGGCCGTCATCTTGCGCGCGTGGAGCGGCGCGACGCGGGTATCGGAGTCGCCGGTCACGAACAGCACGGCCGGATACTTCGTGCCGGGCTTCACGTGGTGATAGGGCGAGTAGGCGAGCAGCGTCTTGAACTGCTCGGCGTCATCCGACGAGCCGTACTCCGGCACCCAGTAACGCGCCACGAGAAAGCGGTGGTAGCGGACCATGTCGAGCAGCGGGTAACCGCACCACACCGCGCCGAAGAGCTCGGGACGCTGGGTGAGCGCGGCGCCGACCAGGAGCCCGCCGTTGCTGCGGCCCGAGATCGCCAGGCGATCGCTGCGGGTGTAGCGCTTCTGGATCAGCCATTCCGCCGCGGCGATGAAGTCGTCGAAGACGTTCTGCTTGTTGGCCAGCATTCCGGCCTTGTGCCAGGGCTCACCGAACTCGTCGCCGCCGCGCAGATTGGCCAATGCGTAGACGCCCCCGGATTCCATCCACAAGGCTGCACGCGCCGAGTACGCCGGCCGCTGGCTGCTGTTG encodes:
- a CDS encoding FlgD immunoglobulin-like domain containing protein; the encoded protein is MRRTFVLLLLGTLCVLPVAASAAPLPVLWSLNPPAPCVEDSVVLVFRGYMPIWDQDPFYNNWVVMYRDSIARIARTGPETFVVRTVYRPDRWHGPDGYFGVPFGLGRLPAGSHHLTIEHHQLTQMLNGSLDSTVTSSAFDFEVAPSCPPIPEVSIPNLPWASSASVTPDPCPWKPMTLSMVGSFANSCGRVLLAATDDSANVRLVTRLFPDLRNVGCLDWDPPRTVTFPLGLPAPGTHSIKVAFLQRGLNYRWPPRPPERYVGVMNVSVPPTCGSLPERAALPYVTGVGVLSAGTCASSDAPAPGPGIPVAIRGVFPRGCLRVQGVELRTNPLGLQPPLVRVVVANDECEGLSCLESDVPWCVETRIPSLPEGRYALPIEVVQTGCFESLGPGSVMDAFTFDVPRSFAAAGDEGTVGVGSREPVPAGWLSDPWPNPSSGRVAFRLSVPTGNPWRAAIYDLSGRLVRRLHDGDSSAGSITLTWDGRDLNGSPVPDGVYFLRASLDGKSVSRRLVRLRGFD
- a CDS encoding FG-GAP-like repeat-containing protein — encoded protein: MRSAPFRFLLLPVAGLCVALAASPARSTGFTQSCFDVYGSPGHVVADFNNDGNVDVALSPGTGVGTGFTTHALINVYLGDGLGSFTFSTQVSTLGQVIYLTAADVNNDGNQDLINTGDYTGPFSINLGNGNGTFQPAQAVAGAGDDGLALDDLNGDGFLDLITGEDKFTVVQFNQGNGTFGAGTDYRTGFYARAITTADVNGDGLRDIVELTIANPSKAVVVVLLNEGGGIFGMRSKFTMAGSGYPGRGIGLGDFDEDGDLDVAIPRLSGGGVSVAFGDGTGNFGSSVNYPMAGMSNHVDLGDVNGDGNLDIVVGNHAASPSSPTGTVTVLNGNGSGGFTVGNVIPVNFGLGLAVADVNEDGNPDIVEDSCVLLNDGTPAAAAMTRAIATDGSAGGPDLTASFSPNPIRDRGVLAFRLPKDGEVSIHLYDIRGRRVQTLADGWMAAGPHTVELNRRTAGLSNGVYFYRIETEGAQKSGRLVIANP
- a CDS encoding prolyl oligopeptidase family serine peptidase; translated protein: RRSEWWKAPAPVSANRYEVRQVWFVSKDGTRVPMFVGHKKGLKLDGSNPTLLTGYGGFNSSQRPAYSARAALWMESGGVYALANLRGGDEFGEPWHKAGMLANKQNVFDDFIAAAEWLIQKRYTRSDRLAISGRSNGGLLVGAALTQRPELFGAVWCGYPLLDMVRYHRFLVARYWVPEYGSSDDAEQFKTLLAYSPYHHVKPGTKYPAVLFVTGDSDTRVAPLHARKMTALLQASTGSDRPVLLHYDTNFGHVSGQPITKQIDDLTTEVQFLLWQLGVLKSEGVAERSAR